One region of Candidatus Neomarinimicrobiota bacterium genomic DNA includes:
- the menE gene encoding o-succinylbenzoate--CoA ligase has product MKAGFTHWLLSAARRVPESIALECEERSWTYSQLFTASFLLSRKLKSRGISSGSRVAIISQNSPAQVIAIHAVTLLNCVVTPINHRFSHEELKANLSLIDPELVVYDDTLELSSLSTVNTESLPLSSVELFPRKTVEWPEVNLPSDSTGVIFLTSGTTGTPKAVSLTWWNLASSAIASALNLGVDENDKWLTVLPLDHMGGFSILIRSAIYGTAVVLHRKFDASRAMHSIQSDDITMASLVPTMLRRLLNQGLSGENDLRAALIGGGPATQDLLEAAIEKGIPVCPTYGMTETSSQLTTLSKGEVKSRLGSSGKPLPMMQVKIIDRDGVKKETGQTGEIAVRGPNVTSGYLDATETNEGRLKNGWLLTGDYGYVDSDGYLYPVGRREDRIVSGGENISPAEVESVYRAHPAIQDICVFGIPDPEWDEIVVGAVILNNPEKNSVADLLKIRFENLAGFKHPKKLFTVKELPRTASGKVKRSSLRDRFSPE; this is encoded by the coding sequence ATGAAGGCCGGATTTACACACTGGCTGCTTTCAGCAGCCCGCAGAGTGCCTGAATCCATCGCTCTGGAATGCGAAGAGCGATCCTGGACCTATTCTCAACTTTTTACCGCATCATTCCTCTTGTCAAGGAAACTAAAATCCAGGGGAATTTCATCCGGTTCCAGGGTCGCAATAATTAGCCAGAATTCACCAGCCCAGGTTATTGCAATCCATGCGGTCACCCTGCTTAATTGTGTAGTCACTCCGATCAATCACCGGTTTTCACATGAGGAGCTCAAAGCAAATTTATCATTAATTGATCCTGAACTGGTAGTGTATGATGATACTTTGGAACTTTCTTCTCTCTCCACCGTCAACACAGAATCACTTCCGCTCTCATCCGTGGAGCTGTTTCCCAGAAAGACCGTAGAATGGCCTGAGGTAAATTTACCTTCCGATTCGACTGGCGTAATTTTTCTCACATCCGGAACGACCGGAACGCCGAAAGCTGTTTCCCTGACGTGGTGGAACCTGGCCAGCAGTGCAATCGCTTCCGCTCTGAATCTGGGGGTCGATGAAAATGACAAGTGGCTGACCGTTTTACCGTTGGATCACATGGGCGGATTTTCCATACTTATCCGGTCAGCTATCTACGGGACAGCGGTAGTTCTTCACCGAAAATTCGATGCGTCCCGTGCTATGCATTCCATTCAATCCGATGATATAACCATGGCCTCCCTTGTTCCCACGATGTTACGGCGTTTATTGAACCAAGGCCTCTCTGGCGAAAATGATCTTCGTGCCGCTCTCATCGGAGGTGGCCCTGCTACTCAGGATCTGTTAGAGGCTGCAATAGAAAAAGGTATACCGGTTTGTCCAACCTACGGAATGACGGAAACCAGTTCGCAGTTGACTACCCTTTCTAAAGGGGAAGTGAAAAGCAGACTTGGCTCCTCCGGAAAACCGCTTCCGATGATGCAGGTCAAAATTATTGACCGAGACGGTGTAAAAAAGGAAACAGGTCAGACAGGAGAAATCGCCGTACGGGGGCCGAATGTCACATCCGGATATTTAGATGCTACAGAAACGAACGAGGGGAGATTGAAAAACGGCTGGCTGCTCACCGGTGATTACGGATATGTGGATTCCGATGGTTACCTCTATCCCGTTGGACGACGTGAAGATCGCATCGTCAGCGGCGGCGAAAATATCAGCCCCGCTGAAGTGGAATCGGTGTATCGGGCGCACCCGGCAATCCAAGATATCTGCGTGTTCGGAATCCCCGATCCGGAGTGGGATGAAATTGTTGTTGGGGCTGTCATTTTAAATAATCCGGAAAAAAATTCAGTAGCAGATCTTTTGAAAATACGGTTTGAAAATCTTGCAGGATTTAAACATCCAAAGAAATTATTCACCGTAAAAGAACTCCCGAGAACAGCATCCGGAAAGGTGAAACGTTCATCGCTTCGGGATCGATTTTCCCCTGAGTAA
- the menC gene encoding o-succinylbenzoate synthase, translated as MNITGIRYKPYRIPFVKPLRTASGVIYFRKGVLIWLDTESEVSGVGEAAPLSGFSTEFSEDVIHEIHRLQDQIKQTPVTIPVEFEHMQIPELLTSELPTLQYALDTALWDLAGQFTKKPVAALLSTNPARSIDVNGTIGQHSQKKTLTAARELVEAGFRVLKIKIGRAHFQEDLACIRVLRESVPESIQLRLDANQAWAPEAAFDNLTQLAEYDIEYCEQPIPAGDLTALAKLKKNSPIPIAADEDARTLESVKKITDRRAADVIILKPGFLGVRTTIEAIKFAESHNMRVVLTSVFDTTVGRAMACQLAAAFLPGETHGLADGYLQADFAEMSYTTQDGKVIIPDSPGLGVEVDSDLGELFVK; from the coding sequence GTGAACATCACCGGAATACGATATAAACCGTATCGGATTCCCTTCGTAAAGCCCCTCAGAACGGCTTCAGGCGTAATATATTTCCGAAAGGGGGTTCTCATATGGTTGGACACCGAAAGTGAGGTGTCCGGCGTCGGAGAGGCCGCTCCCCTGTCAGGATTCTCGACAGAATTTTCAGAAGATGTCATACATGAGATTCATCGTTTGCAGGACCAGATAAAACAAACACCGGTAACGATTCCCGTGGAATTCGAACATATGCAAATTCCGGAGTTGCTTACTTCAGAATTACCTACGTTACAGTATGCGCTTGATACAGCACTTTGGGATTTGGCAGGTCAATTTACGAAAAAACCTGTAGCAGCCCTCCTTTCAACGAATCCCGCCCGTTCCATAGATGTAAACGGAACAATCGGCCAGCATTCACAAAAGAAGACGCTTACTGCTGCCAGAGAACTGGTTGAGGCCGGATTCCGGGTCTTGAAGATCAAAATCGGCAGAGCCCACTTTCAGGAAGATCTCGCCTGTATTCGTGTGTTGCGCGAATCCGTACCGGAAAGTATTCAACTCCGACTCGACGCCAATCAGGCATGGGCGCCGGAGGCGGCATTTGACAATCTTACGCAACTCGCAGAATACGATATCGAATATTGTGAACAACCGATCCCTGCAGGGGATTTAACTGCGCTTGCTAAACTGAAGAAGAATTCTCCGATTCCCATTGCTGCAGACGAAGATGCACGCACGCTCGAGTCGGTGAAAAAAATTACTGACAGACGAGCAGCCGATGTCATTATCCTGAAACCGGGTTTTCTCGGTGTCCGGACAACTATCGAAGCGATAAAATTCGCCGAATCTCACAATATGCGTGTTGTCCTGACATCTGTGTTCGATACTACAGTTGGACGTGCAATGGCATGCCAGCTGGCTGCCGCTTTTCTTCCGGGCGAAACCCACGGGCTCGCGGATGGATACCTGCAGGCTGATTTTGCCGAAATGAGCTACACCACGCAAGATGGTAAAGTTATTATACCGGATTCTCCTGGTCTTGGAGTCGAGGTCGACTCGGATTTGGGTGAATTGTTTGTCAAATGA